One Paracidovorax avenae ATCC 19860 genomic region harbors:
- the cphA gene encoding cyanophycin synthetase — protein sequence MQISRIRALRGPNVWTRSTAMEAVVHCDAAERDITRLPGLEDRLRARFPRIGTLRPEGAEVPVSLAEVVEAAAHSLQSLAGCPITFSRTHATVEEGTYQVVVEYTEEAVGRLAMELADRLVQAALADTPFDADAAVGQLRDLDEDERIGPSTGSIVDAAVARGIPFRRLTSGSLVQLGWGSRARRIQAAELDMTSAVAESIAQDKDLTKRLLHAAGVPVPLGRPVADLEDAWKVAEEVGLPVVVKPQDGNQGKGVTVNITTRAQLEAAYATAQAFSDEVMVERFLPGHDFRLLVVGNQLVAAARREPPQVLGDGHHTIRELVEIVNQDPRRGSGHGTALTKVRLDDIAIARIASEGLTPESVPAQGQRVVLRNNANLSTGGSATDVTDDVHPEVAARAVEAAQTIGLHICGVDVVCETMLRPLEEQNGGIVEVNAAPGLRMHLAPSFGRPRNVSVPMVDALFPPGENGRVPLVAVTGTNGKTTTTRLIAHLFTAHGWRTAMTNTDGVYVNGRQIDSGDCSGPRSARNALAHPETDAAVLECARGGLLREGLGFDRCQVAVVTNVGEGDHLGMNFIHTVQDVAILKRVVVQNVAADGYAVLNAADPHVAAMAPSSPGKVIFFALDRHHPVMATHRARGQRVVYVDGDHIVAAEDSWREQIALRDIPLTRNGAIGFQVENAMASIAAAWGIGLPWDTIRRGLAGFVNDSDNAPGRFNVMDFRGATVIADYGHNPDAMRALVSAVDALPGNRRSVVISGAGDRRDEDIRGQTEILGAAFDDVILYQDAAQRGRADGEVMALLREGLANASRTKYIDEIRGEFAAIDAALARLQPGDLCLVLVDQVEEALAHLARRCAEGGGAGA from the coding sequence ATGCAGATCTCCCGAATCCGCGCCCTGCGCGGCCCCAACGTCTGGACCCGCAGCACCGCCATGGAGGCCGTCGTCCACTGCGACGCCGCCGAGCGCGACATCACCCGGCTGCCCGGCCTGGAAGACCGCCTGCGGGCGCGCTTCCCCCGCATCGGCACGCTGCGTCCCGAAGGCGCAGAGGTGCCGGTCTCGCTGGCCGAGGTCGTCGAGGCCGCCGCGCACTCGCTGCAGTCCCTGGCCGGCTGCCCCATCACGTTCAGCCGCACGCATGCCACCGTGGAAGAAGGCACCTACCAGGTGGTCGTCGAGTACACCGAGGAAGCCGTCGGCCGCCTGGCCATGGAACTGGCCGACCGGCTGGTGCAGGCCGCACTGGCCGACACTCCCTTCGACGCGGATGCCGCCGTGGGCCAGTTGCGCGACCTGGACGAGGACGAGCGCATCGGCCCCTCCACCGGCTCCATCGTGGACGCCGCCGTGGCCCGGGGCATTCCTTTCCGCCGGCTGACCAGCGGGTCGCTGGTGCAACTGGGCTGGGGCTCCCGGGCCCGGCGCATCCAGGCCGCGGAACTGGACATGACCAGCGCCGTGGCCGAATCCATCGCGCAGGACAAGGACCTCACGAAGCGCCTGCTGCACGCGGCCGGCGTGCCCGTGCCGCTGGGCCGGCCCGTGGCCGACCTGGAAGACGCCTGGAAAGTGGCCGAGGAAGTCGGCCTGCCCGTGGTCGTCAAGCCCCAGGACGGCAACCAGGGCAAGGGAGTGACGGTGAACATCACCACCCGCGCCCAGCTGGAAGCTGCCTATGCCACCGCGCAGGCCTTCAGCGACGAGGTGATGGTCGAGCGCTTCCTGCCCGGCCACGACTTCCGCCTGCTGGTGGTGGGCAACCAGCTGGTGGCCGCCGCCCGGCGCGAGCCGCCGCAGGTGCTGGGCGACGGCCACCACACCATCCGCGAGCTGGTGGAGATCGTCAACCAGGATCCGCGCCGCGGCAGCGGTCACGGCACGGCGCTGACCAAGGTGCGCCTGGACGACATCGCCATCGCCCGCATCGCCTCGGAAGGACTCACGCCCGAGTCCGTGCCGGCCCAGGGCCAGCGCGTGGTGCTGCGCAACAACGCCAACCTGTCCACGGGCGGCAGCGCCACCGACGTGACGGACGACGTGCACCCCGAAGTCGCCGCACGCGCCGTGGAGGCCGCGCAGACCATCGGCCTGCACATCTGCGGCGTGGACGTGGTGTGCGAGACCATGCTGCGCCCGCTGGAAGAGCAGAACGGGGGCATCGTCGAAGTCAACGCCGCTCCCGGCCTGCGCATGCACCTGGCGCCGTCCTTCGGCCGCCCGCGCAACGTGAGCGTGCCCATGGTCGATGCCCTGTTCCCGCCCGGAGAGAACGGCCGCGTGCCGCTGGTGGCGGTGACCGGCACCAACGGCAAGACCACTACCACGCGGCTGATCGCGCACCTGTTCACGGCCCATGGCTGGCGCACCGCGATGACCAACACGGACGGCGTGTACGTGAACGGCCGGCAGATCGACAGCGGCGATTGCTCGGGCCCCAGGAGCGCGCGCAATGCGCTCGCCCACCCCGAAACCGACGCTGCGGTTCTCGAATGCGCGCGCGGCGGCCTGCTGCGCGAGGGCCTGGGCTTCGACCGCTGCCAGGTGGCCGTGGTCACCAACGTGGGGGAAGGCGACCACCTGGGCATGAATTTCATCCATACCGTGCAGGATGTGGCCATCCTCAAGCGCGTGGTCGTGCAGAACGTGGCCGCGGACGGCTATGCCGTGCTCAACGCCGCCGACCCGCACGTGGCCGCCATGGCGCCGAGCAGCCCGGGCAAGGTCATCTTCTTCGCGCTGGACCGCCACCATCCGGTCATGGCCACGCACCGCGCCCGGGGGCAGCGCGTGGTGTACGTGGACGGCGACCACATCGTGGCGGCCGAGGATTCCTGGAGGGAGCAGATCGCACTGCGCGACATCCCGCTCACGCGCAATGGCGCGATCGGCTTCCAGGTCGAGAACGCGATGGCCTCCATCGCCGCGGCCTGGGGCATCGGCCTGCCGTGGGACACCATCCGCCGCGGCCTGGCCGGCTTCGTCAACGACAGCGACAACGCCCCCGGCCGCTTCAATGTCATGGACTTCCGCGGCGCGACCGTGATCGCCGACTACGGCCACAACCCCGACGCCATGCGCGCCCTGGTGTCGGCCGTGGACGCCCTGCCCGGCAACCGCCGCAGCGTGGTGATCAGCGGCGCGGGCGACCGGCGCGACGAGGACATCCGCGGGCAGACCGAGATCCTGGGCGCAGCCTTCGACGATGTCATCCTCTACCAGGACGCCGCCCAGCGGGGCCGGGCCGACGGCGAGGTGATGGCGCTGCTGCGCGAGGGCCTGGCCAACGCCTCCCGCACGAAGTACATCGACGAGATCCGCGGCGAGTTCGCGGCCATCGATGCCGCGCTCGCGCGGCTGCAGCCGGGCGACCTGTGCCTGGTGCTGGTGGACCAAGTGGAAGAAGCGCTCGCCCACCTTGCCCGGCGCTGCGCCGAGGGCGGCGGAGCCGGAGCATGA
- the cphA gene encoding cyanophycin synthetase has protein sequence MATFNDIQLLRITYLRGPSVWTYRPILEVWLDLGELEDWPSDKIPGLNERLTTWLPALIEHHCGVGERGGFIQRLEGGTWMGHVLEHVVIELLNLAGMPAEFGQTREVSRRGVYRMVFRCPEEDVARTALSWGHQLLMAAINDRPFDVKPAIQAIKTSINDSYLGPSTGSIVDAAGERRIPHIRLNDGNLVQLGYGAAQRRIWTAETDQTSAIAEGIAQDKDFTKRLLATCGVPVPEGRVVANAQEAWDVAQDIGFPVTVKPSDGNHARGVTLELYGEDEIKAAFALAEPEGSAVIVERFIEGTEHRLLVVGGKVVAACRGEMVSVSGNGRSTLRELVDVVNQDPRRGPEQEYPLDWIKLEAPAVQLELQRQGVTPETVPAQGQNILLQRNGNMAIDCTDEVHPDVAYYAQLAARIVGLDIAGMDMILQDVSRPMKEQGGAILEVNAGPGLLMHLKPTSGTPRPVGMAIVDHLFPRTEEGTGAGRIPLVGIAGTQGNAFIARLVGWLLQLSGKLTGVASSEGMFLANRRTQKTDTANWAGAHRLLTNRLAEAAVVQTTARSILEEGLAYDRCLVGVVTDMQGWEQLSDHDVLEPAQMTRVMRTQIDLVLDEGAGVLNADDAQVADLARLCDGEVLFYALNADNPVVAAHRADGDGRAVFVQGGNVVLATGTKERVLGTLASLGLAGGVQPDTAALLASVATAWALDITPDLIAAGIKTFEYTH, from the coding sequence ATGGCGACTTTCAATGACATCCAACTGCTGCGCATCACCTACCTGCGCGGCCCCAGCGTCTGGACCTACCGTCCCATCCTCGAGGTCTGGCTGGACCTGGGCGAACTGGAAGACTGGCCATCGGACAAGATCCCCGGCCTCAACGAACGCCTGACCACCTGGCTGCCGGCCCTGATCGAGCACCACTGCGGCGTGGGAGAGCGCGGCGGGTTCATCCAGCGCCTGGAAGGCGGCACCTGGATGGGCCACGTGCTGGAGCACGTCGTGATCGAGCTGCTCAACCTGGCGGGCATGCCGGCCGAGTTCGGCCAGACCCGCGAGGTTTCCCGGCGCGGGGTGTACCGCATGGTCTTCCGCTGCCCCGAGGAGGATGTGGCGCGCACCGCCCTCTCCTGGGGCCACCAGTTGCTGATGGCGGCCATCAACGACCGGCCGTTCGACGTCAAGCCCGCCATCCAGGCCATCAAGACCAGCATCAACGACAGCTACCTCGGCCCCAGCACCGGCAGCATCGTCGATGCGGCCGGCGAGCGCCGCATTCCCCACATACGCCTGAACGACGGCAACCTGGTGCAATTGGGCTACGGCGCGGCGCAGCGCCGCATCTGGACGGCCGAGACCGACCAGACCAGCGCCATCGCCGAGGGCATCGCCCAGGACAAGGACTTCACCAAGCGGCTGCTGGCCACCTGCGGCGTGCCGGTGCCCGAAGGCCGCGTGGTCGCCAACGCCCAGGAAGCCTGGGACGTGGCGCAGGACATCGGGTTTCCCGTCACCGTCAAGCCGTCCGACGGCAACCACGCGCGCGGCGTGACGCTGGAGCTGTACGGCGAGGACGAGATCAAGGCCGCCTTCGCCCTGGCCGAGCCCGAGGGCTCGGCGGTGATCGTCGAGCGCTTCATCGAGGGCACCGAGCACCGCCTGCTGGTGGTGGGCGGCAAGGTGGTGGCGGCCTGCCGCGGCGAGATGGTGAGCGTCTCGGGCAACGGCCGCTCCACCCTGCGCGAGCTGGTGGACGTGGTCAACCAGGATCCGCGCCGCGGCCCCGAGCAGGAGTACCCGCTCGACTGGATCAAGCTGGAGGCTCCGGCGGTGCAGCTGGAGCTGCAGCGCCAGGGCGTCACGCCCGAGACCGTGCCCGCGCAGGGCCAGAACATCCTGCTGCAGCGCAACGGCAACATGGCCATCGACTGCACGGACGAGGTGCACCCCGACGTCGCCTATTACGCCCAGCTGGCCGCCCGGATCGTGGGCCTGGACATCGCGGGCATGGACATGATCCTGCAGGACGTCTCCCGCCCCATGAAGGAACAGGGCGGCGCCATCCTCGAGGTGAACGCCGGCCCCGGCCTGTTGATGCACCTCAAGCCCACCAGCGGCACGCCCCGCCCCGTGGGCATGGCCATCGTGGACCACCTGTTCCCGCGCACCGAAGAAGGCACGGGCGCGGGGCGCATCCCGCTGGTGGGCATCGCCGGCACGCAGGGCAACGCCTTCATCGCCCGCCTCGTGGGCTGGCTGCTGCAGCTGTCGGGCAAGCTCACCGGCGTGGCCAGCAGCGAAGGCATGTTCCTGGCCAACCGCCGTACGCAGAAGACCGACACGGCGAACTGGGCCGGCGCCCACCGCCTGCTGACCAACCGCCTGGCCGAGGCCGCGGTGGTGCAGACCACGGCCCGCTCCATCCTGGAAGAGGGCCTGGCCTACGACCGCTGCCTGGTCGGCGTGGTCACCGACATGCAGGGCTGGGAACAGCTCTCCGACCACGACGTGCTCGAGCCCGCGCAGATGACCCGGGTGATGCGCACGCAGATCGACCTGGTGCTCGACGAAGGCGCCGGCGTGCTCAATGCCGATGACGCCCAGGTGGCCGATCTCGCCCGCCTGTGCGACGGAGAGGTGCTGTTCTACGCGCTGAATGCCGACAACCCCGTGGTGGCTGCGCACCGCGCCGACGGGGACGGCCGCGCCGTGTTCGTGCAGGGCGGCAACGTGGTGCTGGCCACCGGGACGAAGGAACGGGTGCTGGGCACGCTGGCCAGCCTGGGGCTGGCCGGCGGCGTACAGCCCGACACCGCGGCCCTGCTGGCATCGGTCGCCACGGCCTGGGCCCTGGACATCACGCCCGACCTGATCGCCGCCGGCATCAAGACCTTCGAGTACACGCACTGA
- a CDS encoding CreA family protein, protein MSAAHAVLRRLARPALACALAGTALVAAADGQKIGSVDTAFQWIGRDHDILVEAYDDPAVQGVTCYVSRARKGGIKGTLGLAEDRAEASIACRQVGPIAFPQPLKAQEEVFSERMSILFKRLRIVRMVDAQRNTLVYLTYSDKLIEGSPQNAVTAVPVNRATPIPLRK, encoded by the coding sequence ATGAGCGCCGCGCACGCTGTCCTGCGCCGGCTCGCCCGGCCCGCGCTGGCCTGCGCCCTCGCCGGCACGGCGCTGGTCGCCGCCGCGGACGGGCAGAAGATCGGCTCCGTCGATACGGCCTTCCAGTGGATCGGCCGCGACCACGACATCCTCGTGGAAGCCTACGACGACCCCGCCGTGCAGGGCGTGACCTGCTACGTCTCGCGCGCGCGCAAGGGCGGCATCAAGGGCACGCTGGGCCTGGCGGAAGACAGGGCGGAGGCCTCCATCGCCTGCCGCCAGGTCGGCCCCATTGCCTTCCCGCAGCCGCTCAAGGCCCAGGAAGAGGTGTTCAGCGAGCGCATGTCCATCCTCTTCAAGCGGCTGCGCATCGTGCGCATGGTGGATGCGCAGCGCAACACGCTGGTGTATCTCACCTACTCCGACAAGCTCATCGAAGGGTCGCCGCAGAACGCGGTGACGGCCGTGCCGGTGAACCGGGCCACGCCGATACCGCTGCGCAAGTAA